GCCGCCAGTGCGGCTGCTTCGGTGACGCGCACGAGCTCTAATGCCAGATTACGGGTCGGTGCTTCTTTCACAATACCCTCCCATCAATGGTTTACTGGGTTGAAACCATACATCGATCAGAGTTGCAAAAAAAGGACCAAATAATAACCAATCGCGACAGCCCACAGCCAGGCATCAATTCGGTCAAAAGCTCCCCCATGACCGGGCAGAATATTCCCTGAATCTTTAACTCCTGCCTGGCGCTTGACCATACTTTCGCCCAAGTCGCCCAGGGTGGGGAGGACCGCCATCACCAGGCCTACAAGGGCTCCTTTAACCGGAGTAATCCCAGCCGCAGGCCCAGCAAAGTGTTGGAACAGCAACGCGAACAAAGTTGTCAGTGGCACTCCCAGAAGGATGCCACCAAAGTATCCTTCCCAGGTCTTTTTGGGGCTCAGTCGAGGCGAAAGTTTGTGGCGTCCGAATCTCCTGCCGATGAAATACGCCCCCGAGTCCGCCAGCATCACACCAGCCAGCACCACCAGCACCCACCACTGGCCATCGGGCAGGCCACGCAAAGAGATGAAGTATGCCCCAAGCCAGCCAATATAAAATATCCCCGCCAGGCTGACGGCAAAATCGGTACCTGCTTGGTCACGCCCCCGCTCATAGGACACCAGGTGATAAGTCATGCTGAGCAGGACGATCAGGCTGATCATCCAGCCTGCACTATCAAATCCGTTTACTGTGCGACCCACCAGTAATAATAATGTGCCACCCACCACCAGGATCAATCCCGGGTGAAGCCCCGCGAGCTTAAAGAGATTGACATACTCCCAGGCCGCTGCCCCCATGAATAGTGCAACCAGCACCGTCAGGTACCAGCCACCCAACCAGATGGCAGCCACTCCAATGGGTAACAGAATAGCTGCTACCAGCAGGCGTTTAGCGAGCATGGTTCTTTTTGTTTTTGACCTGTGCGGTCGTCAAGCCATACCTACGCTCACGCTGGTTGAATTCATCGATTGCCTTTAATAATTCCTGTCGGTCGAAATCCGGCCAGTAGGTGGCAGGGAAATACCACTCGGAGTAAGCCCCCTGCCAGATGAGGAAATTGCTGCCGCGCAGCTCACCGGAGGTGCGGATGATCATATCGGGATCTGGCACACCGGCGGTAAACAAGTACTGGTTCACCAGGCTATCGGTCACATCCTCTGCTTTAATCCCGTCCCGGATCAGCGCCTGGATGGCACATACGATCTCATCCCGCCCGCCGTAATTGAAGGCGATATTCAAGACCAGCCGGTTGTTATCTTTTGTATATTCAATGGCTTTTAAAACCTTTTTCTTGAAGGATGGGCGCACATTATCCAACCGCCCAATATGCCTGAGCCTCACCCCCTGGTCATGCAGCTCCTGGAGCTCGTTATCGATCACATTCTCAAAGATACGCATCAATCCCTGCACCTCTTCGGTGGGGCGCCCCCAATTTTCAGTGGAAAAGGCGTAAATCGTCAGGTATTTAATGCCAAATTCAATACAGGCTTCGATAATCCGGCGCAGGTTTTCCGTGCCTGCCCGGTGGCCTGCCATGCGCGGCAGCCCACGGGCCAAAGCCCAGCGCCCATTGCCATCCATGATGATACCGATATGGGTGGGAATCCTCGCGGGTAGAGCAGGCTCCTTGTCCGGGCTCATACTTCCATTATTTCCTTTTCTTTGTGGACACCAACTTCATTAACCAGCTCGATGTATTTATCGGTGAGCTCCTGCAGGTTTTTTTCGCCTTCTTCCAGCTCATCTTCCGAGATCAGCTTCTCGTGTTCGAACTCGCGCAAGTCTTTGATACTATCGCGCCTGACGTTACGCATCGCCACCCTGGCTTCCTCTAGGCGGTTGTGCACCAGCTTAACCAAGTCGCGACGCCGCTCCTCGGTAAGTGGCGGGAGGTTCAAACGGATCACCTTGCCATCGTTATTGGGGGTCAGACCTAGGTCAGAGGCCATGATCGCCCGCTCAATCGCCTTCAGTGAAGTGGCGTCAAATGGCCTGATCATCAGCATGCGCGATTCTGGCACGCTGATGGTTGCCAGTTGCATCAAGGGGGTGGGCAGCCCATAATACTCCACAGACAAGCGCTCGACCAGGGCGGGAGATGCCCGGCCGGTCCTAATTCCTGACAGGTCTTCCTCTAATGCTTCAAGCGCTCCCTTCATGCGGTCTTCAGCTTCGTTATGTGCTTCTTTAAGCATAGAGGCCTCCCTGCCTTCCTGTCGTCGAATGCTATCGGAATGTAACAAGTATCTAGGTCTAGTAGATTATCTACCTATAGGATACCCGAAAATAGCCACGGAGAAAAGGGTAAATCACCAGGACTAAGATGGACGATCGGCGAAGTAGATTTGTTTATCGCGTCGTACACACTTACTCTGAGCACACCAGAGTGCCAACCGGCTCGCCATAAATCGCCTTTAAGAGGGTGCCTGGTTGCCACATGTTGAGCACCAGGATCGGCAGGTTGTTATCCATGCACAGCGAAAGGGCAGTACTGTCCATCACCTGCAGCCGGCGGTTGATCGACTCCATGTGGGTTAACTTCTCGAAGCGGACAGCATTTGGGTTACGAACTGGGTCAGAATCGTACACGCCATCGACCTTAGTGGCCTTGATCAGCACATCCGCCCCAATTTCCATGGCCCTCAACGCAGCGGCAGTATCGGTGGAGAAGTATGGGTTGCCGGTCCCCCCGCCAAAGATCACCACCCGTCCTTTTTCCAGATGGCGAATGGCGCGCCGGCGGATATACGGTTCGGCGACAGCCTGCATCTGCACGGCCGACTGGACGCGGATATACATGCCCATACGTTCCATGGCATCCATCAACGCCAGGGCGTTCATCACGGTAGCTAACATGCCCATATAATCAGCCGTAGCGCGATCCATCCCACGCTGGATGCCCGTCCGGCCGCGCCACAGGTTACCTGCACCGATGACCAGTGCCACATCCACTTTTTGCTGGCGGACCTCGGCGATGATCTTCGCCACCTGCTCGGCCTGTTCAGGGTGGATTCCCAGCCCGTCAGCCCCACCCAGAGATTCACCACTCAGCTTAAGTAAGATGCGCTTATATTTTAGGGTTCGTTCCATTCGGATCTCCTGGTATTTGCGTGTCTGCCTGTTCCTTCACACGAAAGCACAGAGTTAATTTTAACAAAAAAGCCAACCCGAAGGTTGGCATTCTGATTACGCTTTAGCTTCCTCGCCCACTTCCCACCGGGCAAATCTGCGGATGACGATATTCTCTCCAATAGCCGCAATATTTTGATTGCGTAGGTCTTCAAGGGTGATCGTATCATCCCTGACATACGGCTGGCGGAGCAGGCAATGATCATTGTAAAATTTCTCTAATTTCCCTGCAATGATACGCTCAATCACATTCTCGGGTTTTCCCTCTGCCAGTGCGAGGCTGCGGGCCTTTTGGGTTTCCTCACCGACAACCTCCGCTGGGATATCTTCAACACGCACCCATTTCGGTTCACCGGCAGCAATTTGCAAAGCCACTTCGTGGGCAAACTTGCGGAATGCCTCAGAGCGGGCCACAAAATCGGTCTCGCAGTTCACTTCAACCATCACACCCACCCGTCCGTTGCCGTGTGAGTACAGCTCCAGCATGCCTTCCAAAACTTCCCGGTCGGCGCGCTTTGCAGCTTTGGCCAGGCCTTTCTCGCGCAGATACTCAATCGCCTTTTCGAAATCACCATTGTAGGTTTCAAGGGCTTTACGGCAGTCCAAGACGCCTGCCCCGGTTTCTTCACGTAGTTGCTTAATTTGATCGATACTAATGGCCATGATCATTCCTCTCGCCGTTTACTTCGCTTCTTCCGCACCAGCATCAGCTTCATCCTCAGCTTCAGCTGCTGTTTCTTCTTCTACCGTTTCTTCTTCTGCTTGTTCTTCTTCCACTTGCTCTTCTCCTGCCTCTTCAAGCTCTTCTTCTTCAGCTACAATTTCTTCGGCAAGATCAGTTTCAAGCTCAACAATCTCCTCAAGCTCTGCCGGGGCGAGGTCCTTGGGGTGTGTAACCAGCTTGGCCAGGGTTGCTTCACCCAGAAGTTCTTCATCAGATAGCTCAGCTTCTTCCACGGCTGCCCGGGCAACTGTGCGAGCTTCCTCTTCAATGATCTCTTCCTTACGGGCTCCCAAGCCTTCAAGGGCTGCATCGGCAATCTTACCCACCACCAGCTTGATGGCGCGGATGGCATCATCGTTGGAGGGGATGACATAATCGACATTGGACGGATCGCAGTTCGTATCCACCATGGCTACCACGGGGATTTTGAGCAGATTGGCTTCGTGGATGGCGGTGCTTTCACGCGACACGTCCACAACAAACAGCATCTCCGGGGGGCGGGCCAGCTTGCGTACACCGCTCAGCAAGCCTTCCAGGCGCTCGATCTCACGCATCAGGATCAAGCCTTCTTTCTTGGTGATGCGGCCAAAATCGCCACTGTCGCGCATACGCTCAAGACGCTCGAGCTCGTTAATTCTCTGGCGGATGGTGCGCCAGTTCGTCAGTGTACCGCCCAGCCAACGGGCAGTCACGTAAGGCATGCTCGATCGGGTTGCCTCGAGCTGAATGGTTTCCTGAGCCTGTCGCTTGGTACCGACGAATAACACTACGCCACCGGTTGCGACGGTATCACGGACTACGTTATATGCTATATCTAGTGCTTTTGAGGTTTTTTGTAAATCGATGATGTGAATGCCATTCCGCTCGGTAAAAATATACTGCTTCATGGCAGGGTGCCATTTGTGCGTACGATGCCCAAAATGAACACCCGATTCCAATAAGGACTTCATGGGTACAACTGCCATATTCTTTTTTCTCCTTGTGCGTTTTTCCTCCGCCCCCCTCATTCCAGCTGGGACCGCAGTTGGGAGACTATCTCAGCCCTTCTGCGGCACGCACCAACGGGTCAGGAAGCGTGTGGGATAATGGTTCACCTGTTTCCAGGCGTAACCGCTCCCGCCTAAGGCGGGAGCGGGGTGGAGTATACCACAAATTTATTCGATTCGTCCAGAAATTTGGTGCTCGGGCGAAGATTTTTCGGGCAGGCATACCTGGAAACCCTGCCTATGGTGTCAGGACCAGGTGTCCTTTGGCAGCACCCTCCACTTGTTGCTGAGTCCACAGCATGGGATGGTATTGGATGGTTCGCCACATGTCAATCTGGTTGTCGTAATTGGCATGGTAGGCATGGCCCGATTGGCCAGTGGTGTTCGTCGATAGTGTCGCTGTCAGGTTGCTCAGATCCACAATCAGCCTCTCGGAGGGCAGCCACAGAACCTGGTAGGCTTTGCTAGAATCAGGCTCAGC
This is a stretch of genomic DNA from Anaerolineales bacterium. It encodes these proteins:
- a CDS encoding isoprenyl transferase — translated: MSPDKEPALPARIPTHIGIIMDGNGRWALARGLPRMAGHRAGTENLRRIIEACIEFGIKYLTIYAFSTENWGRPTEEVQGLMRIFENVIDNELQELHDQGVRLRHIGRLDNVRPSFKKKVLKAIEYTKDNNRLVLNIAFNYGGRDEIVCAIQALIRDGIKAEDVTDSLVNQYLFTAGVPDPDMIIRTSGELRGSNFLIWQGAYSEWYFPATYWPDFDRQELLKAIDEFNQRERRYGLTTAQVKNKKNHAR
- a CDS encoding ribosome recycling factor, with amino-acid sequence MLKEAHNEAEDRMKGALEALEEDLSGIRTGRASPALVERLSVEYYGLPTPLMQLATISVPESRMLMIRPFDATSLKAIERAIMASDLGLTPNNDGKVIRLNLPPLTEERRRDLVKLVHNRLEEARVAMRNVRRDSIKDLREFEHEKLISEDELEEGEKNLQELTDKYIELVNEVGVHKEKEIMEV
- a CDS encoding UMP kinase, which produces MERTLKYKRILLKLSGESLGGADGLGIHPEQAEQVAKIIAEVRQQKVDVALVIGAGNLWRGRTGIQRGMDRATADYMGMLATVMNALALMDAMERMGMYIRVQSAVQMQAVAEPYIRRRAIRHLEKGRVVIFGGGTGNPYFSTDTAAALRAMEIGADVLIKATKVDGVYDSDPVRNPNAVRFEKLTHMESINRRLQVMDSTALSLCMDNNLPILVLNMWQPGTLLKAIYGEPVGTLVCSE
- the tsf gene encoding translation elongation factor Ts — protein: MAISIDQIKQLREETGAGVLDCRKALETYNGDFEKAIEYLREKGLAKAAKRADREVLEGMLELYSHGNGRVGVMVEVNCETDFVARSEAFRKFAHEVALQIAAGEPKWVRVEDIPAEVVGEETQKARSLALAEGKPENVIERIIAGKLEKFYNDHCLLRQPYVRDDTITLEDLRNQNIAAIGENIVIRRFARWEVGEEAKA
- the rpsB gene encoding 30S ribosomal protein S2 encodes the protein MAVVPMKSLLESGVHFGHRTHKWHPAMKQYIFTERNGIHIIDLQKTSKALDIAYNVVRDTVATGGVVLFVGTKRQAQETIQLEATRSSMPYVTARWLGGTLTNWRTIRQRINELERLERMRDSGDFGRITKKEGLILMREIERLEGLLSGVRKLARPPEMLFVVDVSRESTAIHEANLLKIPVVAMVDTNCDPSNVDYVIPSNDDAIRAIKLVVGKIADAALEGLGARKEEIIEEEARTVARAAVEEAELSDEELLGEATLAKLVTHPKDLAPAELEEIVELETDLAEEIVAEEEELEEAGEEQVEEEQAEEETVEEETAAEAEDEADAGAEEAK